One window of the Euwallacea similis isolate ESF13 chromosome 28, ESF131.1, whole genome shotgun sequence genome contains the following:
- the LOC136417543 gene encoding uncharacterized protein isoform X1, giving the protein MAIYRQLYANYNALRQLTFRPQRCLYGTSGKLPYKVGFIGDGAMAKAICKSIHSKGLIEYSQVHVASPFAKNLDAWKALGANVSTDNSVVAKEADIVFLAVKPHILKEALRTISTSSSASQIKNKLFVSILAGITTKDLEDMLSKFEGSRVVRVMPNTPMLIGEGCTVYCPGSTTTEKDLKLVHSILEVTGMCQCLPEHMINAVGAVSSSGPAFVYLFIEALSDGGVRMGLHRDMATRFAAQTVMGAAKMVLETKKHMGPLKDDVCSAGGQTIAGIHALERGGVRGAVMDAVEAAALRAAELGKQSKQ; this is encoded by the exons TCAGTTAACATTTAGACCTCAAAGATGCCTGTATGGAACATCAGGAAAACTGCCATATAAAGTTGGATTTATAGGAGATGGGGCAATGGCTAAAGCAATATGTAAAAGTATACATAGTAAAG GTTTAATAGAATATTCCCAGGTTCACGTGGCAAGCCCATTTGCAAAGAATCTTGACGCCTGGAAGGCCTTAGGAGCGAATGTATCCACAGACAACTCTGTAGTAGCTAAAGAGGCAGATATTGTATTCTTGGCGGTTAAACCTCACATACTAAAGGAAGCTCTACGCACTATATCGACAAGTTCTTCGGCTTcccaaattaaaaacaaactatTTGTGTCAATTTTGGCTGGAATAACCACAAAAGACTTGGAGGAC ATGCTATCGAAATTTGAAGGAAGCAGAGTGGTAAGGGTCATGCCCAATACGCCTATGTTGATAGGCGAAGGGTGTACGGTATATTGTCCTGGATCAACCACCACCGAAAAGGACCTAAAATTGGTCCACAGCATTCTAGAAGTCACGGGCATGTGCCAGTGTTTACCGGAACACATGATTAACGCGGTTGGAGCTGTATCTTCCAGTGGTCCAGCTTTT gtatatttatttattgaagcCCTGTCGGACGGAGGAGTAAGAATGGGCTTGCACAGGGACATGGCAACCAGATTCGCTGCTCAAACAGTAATGGGAGCCGCTAAAATGGTGCTGGAGACCAAAAAGCATATGGGTCCATTGAAAGATGATGTATGTTCGGCGGGCGGGCAGACCATTGCTGGGATACATGCTTTGGAAAGGGGAGGAGTGAG aGGTGCCGTTATGGATGCAGTAGAGGCAGCTGCGCTCAGGGCGGCAGAACTAGGAAAACAaagcaaacaataa
- the LOC136417543 gene encoding uncharacterized protein isoform X2 — translation MAKAICKSIHSKGLIEYSQVHVASPFAKNLDAWKALGANVSTDNSVVAKEADIVFLAVKPHILKEALRTISTSSSASQIKNKLFVSILAGITTKDLEDMLSKFEGSRVVRVMPNTPMLIGEGCTVYCPGSTTTEKDLKLVHSILEVTGMCQCLPEHMINAVGAVSSSGPAFVYLFIEALSDGGVRMGLHRDMATRFAAQTVMGAAKMVLETKKHMGPLKDDVCSAGGQTIAGIHALERGGVRGAVMDAVEAAALRAAELGKQSKQ, via the exons ATGGCTAAAGCAATATGTAAAAGTATACATAGTAAAG GTTTAATAGAATATTCCCAGGTTCACGTGGCAAGCCCATTTGCAAAGAATCTTGACGCCTGGAAGGCCTTAGGAGCGAATGTATCCACAGACAACTCTGTAGTAGCTAAAGAGGCAGATATTGTATTCTTGGCGGTTAAACCTCACATACTAAAGGAAGCTCTACGCACTATATCGACAAGTTCTTCGGCTTcccaaattaaaaacaaactatTTGTGTCAATTTTGGCTGGAATAACCACAAAAGACTTGGAGGAC ATGCTATCGAAATTTGAAGGAAGCAGAGTGGTAAGGGTCATGCCCAATACGCCTATGTTGATAGGCGAAGGGTGTACGGTATATTGTCCTGGATCAACCACCACCGAAAAGGACCTAAAATTGGTCCACAGCATTCTAGAAGTCACGGGCATGTGCCAGTGTTTACCGGAACACATGATTAACGCGGTTGGAGCTGTATCTTCCAGTGGTCCAGCTTTT gtatatttatttattgaagcCCTGTCGGACGGAGGAGTAAGAATGGGCTTGCACAGGGACATGGCAACCAGATTCGCTGCTCAAACAGTAATGGGAGCCGCTAAAATGGTGCTGGAGACCAAAAAGCATATGGGTCCATTGAAAGATGATGTATGTTCGGCGGGCGGGCAGACCATTGCTGGGATACATGCTTTGGAAAGGGGAGGAGTGAG aGGTGCCGTTATGGATGCAGTAGAGGCAGCTGCGCTCAGGGCGGCAGAACTAGGAAAACAaagcaaacaataa
- the Prp18 gene encoding pre-mRNA-splicing factor 18, with protein MDILKAEMERKRKELEEKDLLNSKRKYFRRGELTEKTLEQYKNKYNQPEDSSSSKSLPEGNKTETDIKHNILPRQEVINKLRDRAEPIILFGESEADACKRLRKCELLEHEVNKGFRNDLQEAMDQVDQEYLNELLKSKATDDSDTKAGTAANQPNVSYEEICEMAKKMGRGNREHDMQTIVHFIQLLLSKWEAQLQTRSQEGKRSTKGKLLGATYTQTQVYLKPLLRKLKTFTLPEDISDSLTEIIVHLLNRNYLKASDAYLQMAIGNAPWPIGVTMVGIHARTGREKIFSKNVAHVMNDETQRKYIQALKRLMTKCQEYYPTDPSRCVEYQPIHEGPVPSSG; from the exons ATGGATATATTAAAGGCTGAAATGGAAAGAAAACGTAAAGAACTGGAGGAAAAAGACCTCTTG AATTCAAAGCGAAAATACTTCAGGCGTGGAGAGCTCACAGAAAAAACCCTAGAacagtacaaaaataaatataatcagCCCGAAGATTCAAGCAGTTCAAAATCTCTTCCAGAAG gaaataaaacagaaacaGACATTAAACACAACATACTCCCAAGGCAGGAAGTTATTAATAAACTGAGGGATAGAGCTGAACCAATTATTCTGTTTGGAGAATCAGAGGCAGATGCTTGCAAGCGCCTGAGGAAGTGTGAATTATTAGAACATGAAGTCAATAAG GGCTTTAGGAATGATTTGCAAGAAGCGATGGACCAAGTTGatcaagaatatttaaatgagcttttaaaatcaaaagcaACAGATGATAGTGATACTAAAGCAGGTACAGCAGCTAATCAACCTAATGTCAGTTATGAAGAAATATGTGAAATGGCAAAGAAGATGGGGAGAGGCAATAGGGAACATGATATGCAGACCATAGTACACTTCATTCag TTGCTGTTATCAAAATGGGAAGCGCAGCTGCAAACGAGGTCTCAGGAGGGAAAAAGATCGACCAAAGGGAAACTACTGGGGGCTACATACACTCAGACGCAAGTCTACCTAAAACCCTTGTTAAGGAAACTAAAGACTTTTACCCTTCCCGAAGACATATCGGACAGTCTGACTGAGATCATTGTCCAtcttttaaatagaaattatttgaag GCCAGTGATGCGTATCTTCAAATGGCAATCGGCAATGCGCCATGGCCGATTGGGGTGACTATGGTGGGTATCCACGCCAGAACCGGGCGAGAAAAAATCTTTTCGAAAAATGTGGCGCACGTGATGAACGACGAAACCCAGAGAAAATATATTCAGGCCCTAAAAAGACTTATGACAAAATGTCAGGAGTATTATCCAACGGATCCGTCGCGGTGTGTGGAGTATCAACCGATCCACGAAGGACCCGTGCCCTCTTCAGGTTAA